A genome region from Impatiens glandulifera unplaced genomic scaffold, dImpGla2.1, whole genome shotgun sequence includes the following:
- the LOC124917617 gene encoding uncharacterized protein LOC124917617, producing MVRSVESENSQSQSPRNGSPAASSSSTNPVRVLARPDPFLVVCRCFSVLTAIAAILCITVNVLSALRSFKNGSDIFDGIFRCYAVVIALFVVVAETEWAFIIKFWKGLEYWAGRGMLQIFVAVMTKAYPEDNKERKDLVLLQNIACYMLLSCGVVYLVSGILCIGHLKRTRQKKEISRDQAVKDLEELERQREELEALLLLEERF from the exons ATGGTAAGAAGCGTAGAGAGTGAAAATTCCCAATCTCAGAGTCCTCGAAATGGATCTCCTGCTGCTTCCAGTTCTTCAACTAATCCGGTGAGAGTTCTGGCGAGACCCGACCCCTTCTTGGTGGTTTGTAGATGCTTCAGCGTTTTGACTGCCATTGCTGCTATTCTTTGTATTACTGTCAATGTCCTTTCTGCTCTCAGATCCTTCAAGAACGGTTCCGAT ATATTCGATGGGATATTTCGTTGTTATGCGGTCGTGATTGCGCTTTTCGTAGTTGTTGCAGAGACAGAATGGGCTTTCATTATCAAATTCTGGAAG GGCCTGGAATACTGGGCTGGGAGGGGTATGCTGCAAATATT CGTCGCTGTGATGACAAAAGCTTACCCCGAAGACAATAAGGAAAGGAAGGACCTTGTTCTTCTCCAAAATATAGCGTGCTACATGCTCCTAAGTTGTGGTGTCGTTTACCTTGTTTCG GGTATCTTATGCATCGGTCATCTCAAACGCACTCgtcaaaagaaagaaatttcCAGAGACCAAGCTGTTAAGGATCTTGAA GAATTGGAGCGGCAAAGAGAGGAACTTGAAGCATTGCTGTTACTTGAAGAAaggttttga